The sequence below is a genomic window from Brevibacillus laterosporus.
GCTGTTCCGATATAAAATTGTGTTGTGTTTGGATCAGCCAATTGTGCAAAGAAAATTTTCTGTGTTCCTTCTACCAAAGTTCCATTAACGACTAACGAACCACCAAGGCCCGTCGTCCAGAACGGCATATAGAAAATATGATGTAATCCAAAAGGCCCCAATAGACGAAGAATAAATCCGTATAAGAACGTTCCAATATACCCTGTTGATTCAACCAAGCCACCTAGCTTAAAGATCCCTGCCTGAATTGGTGGCCATATAAGAAACATAGCTACCCCCAAGAGAATGGAAGCAAAAGAAGTGATAATGGGAATAAAGCGTGAGCCGCCAAAGAATCCTAAAAATTGAGGTAGCTCTACCTTGTTGTAACGGTTATGCAACAGAGATGTTAAGACACCGACGACAGCACCGCCGAAAACCCCAGTTTCTAATGTTTGAATTCCCAGCGTCATTCCCTGACCAACGGCTGCCAAATTATCTGTTGCCAGCTTACTTGTAATTATGAGCATCGCGTTGATCGTAGCATTCATGACCAAGTAGCCCAGTACAGCTGCGAGACCAGCAGTTCCTTTATCGGAACGTGCCAGACCTACTGCGATCCCAACCGCAAAGATAATAGCTAGGTTAGCAAACACAATGGAACCTGCTGAGCTCATAATGGTGAAAATGGCTTGTAACCACGGCACATCTAAAAATGGATACGCTACCAAGGTATTGGGATTAGACAAAGCCCCCCCGATACCAAGTAATAAACCCGCCGCAGGAAGAACAGCGATGGGCAACATGAATGATTTCCCAAAGCGTTGTGCTTGTTCAAAGAATACGCTCATTTTCTTCTCCCCAATTCTATTATGAAAATTATTTTCGTTTTTATTTTAAATTACGGTATTCATTTTCGTCAAGGTGTTTTTGTAATCGCTCTCATGATTTTCAATCCTAAAAATAAAACCAGTGCACTCCTGTAGATACAGAAATACACTGATTTTTCTTTTATATTTTATACAAACCTATCTCAAAAGGGGTTAGTCTATAATTTCGGTGAGGCTTTATCTAGCAATTCATTTAAATGATCAATATTGTATTTTCCTTTGGTTTGTAACCATTTCCGTAACGGGAACCCCTACTTTTAACACATCAATGCCATATCGCGGCTTAGAAAACTCTTGAATGGATGCTTTCACTTTAGCAGGTTTGATTTTGGCGAACTCTAAGCTTTTAGTGTCTTCCAAGTTTTGATCATAAACAATTGGTTCCACAAACA
It includes:
- a CDS encoding PTS glucose transporter subunit IIB, which gives rise to MSVFFEQAQRFGKSFMLPIAVLPAAGLLLGIGGALSNPNTLVAYPFLDVPWLQAIFTIMSSAGSIVFANLAIIFAVGIAVGLARSDKGTAGLAAVLGYLVMNATINAMLIITSKLATDNLAAVGQGMTLGIQTLETGVFGGAVVGVLTSLLHNRYNKVELPQFLGFFGGSRFIPIITSFASILLGVAMFLIWPPIQAGIFKLGGLVESTGYIGTFLYGFILRLLGPFGLHHIFYMPFWTTGLGGSLVVNGTLVEGTQKIFFAQLADPNTTQFYIGTARFMSGRFITMMFGLLGAVLAIYQCVKPENRKKVAGLLLSAGLTCFLTGITEPIEFSFLFIAPVLYVVHAFFDGLAFMVAHIFQITIGQTFSGGFIDFVLFGILQGTAKTNWIYVPMIGAFWFFLYYFTFRFAIMKWNIKTPGREDDQTSYENGIDVTQTNRAAIIIEALGGSQNIKDVDCCATRLRMTVFDGQKVSEEDLKKTGAKGVIMKGNGVQVIYGPHVTIIKNEIEETLGV